A stretch of the Archangium violaceum genome encodes the following:
- a CDS encoding glycoside hydrolase family 88/105 protein yields the protein MALANSIIKEWPDPDTITTKRWEYTNGVLFVGFARLHEKTQDRRYLDYIKTWVDKYVDSNGNIPSYPDEHNLDLIQPANLFFPLYEATQDPKYKLAAANIRARYADFPVNSEGGFWHKTRYPNEMWLDGIYMAGPYIAQYGAEFATSEEARTESFDTVVKQIKLIHQHTYNPTTKLHFHAWDADRNVAWANPDTGVSPIHWNRSMGWLAMALVDTLEHLPSGHSDHQDIQDILRNVAEGLKSTQDPVTGLWYQVLDKGDQPDNWLETSGSAMFVYALKKAVTLGYISDDYARVAQKGWEGVKSKITYGPDGHVVVRDSVQGMGVQVDYANYVNKERVENLPQGMFAVMLASTVME from the coding sequence GTGGCACTGGCCAATTCCATCATCAAGGAGTGGCCAGACCCGGACACGATTACGACCAAGCGGTGGGAGTACACCAACGGCGTGCTCTTCGTCGGGTTTGCCCGGCTCCATGAGAAGACGCAGGACCGGCGGTACCTGGACTACATCAAGACATGGGTGGACAAGTACGTCGACAGCAACGGGAACATTCCGTCATATCCCGACGAACACAACCTGGACCTCATCCAGCCCGCCAATCTGTTCTTCCCTCTGTACGAGGCCACCCAGGATCCGAAGTACAAGCTCGCGGCGGCGAACATCCGCGCCAGGTACGCTGACTTTCCGGTGAACTCGGAGGGTGGATTCTGGCACAAGACCAGGTATCCCAACGAGATGTGGCTGGACGGCATCTACATGGCGGGGCCGTACATCGCCCAGTACGGTGCCGAGTTCGCGACGTCGGAGGAGGCACGAACCGAGTCCTTCGATACGGTGGTCAAGCAGATCAAGCTCATCCACCAGCACACCTACAATCCCACGACGAAGCTCCACTTCCATGCATGGGATGCGGATCGGAACGTCGCGTGGGCAAATCCTGATACGGGAGTCTCCCCCATCCACTGGAACCGCAGCATGGGGTGGTTGGCGATGGCCCTGGTCGATACGCTCGAGCACCTCCCCAGCGGCCATTCCGACCATCAGGACATCCAGGACATCTTGCGGAACGTGGCCGAGGGTTTGAAGAGCACGCAGGATCCGGTCACCGGCTTGTGGTACCAGGTGCTCGACAAGGGAGATCAGCCGGACAACTGGCTGGAAACCTCGGGCAGTGCCATGTTCGTCTATGCTCTGAAGAAGGCCGTGACCCTCGGCTACATCAGCGACGATTACGCCCGTGTGGCCCAGAAGGGGTGGGAGGGCGTGAAGTCGAAAATCACCTACGGACCGGACGGGCACGTGGTGGTTCGCGACTCCGTTCAGGGCATGGGAGTCCAGGTCGACTACGCCAACTACGTCAACAAGGAGCGCGTGGAGAACCTGCCCCAAGGGATGTTCGCCGTCATGCTGGCCTCCACGGTGATGGAGTAA
- a CDS encoding serpin family protein — MSQPVELRDVLTWEVERIRRDAAALVLLVNAALEAPEPERQRTVAKLLQVVESTVTRHVCQPLSTQLVELLERPDADRRYIGARLLLTAGEVPAALAGLRRGLGDADARVRGACVQVLRAARLEPEALLQHLRSEREGERQAVLELEGASLRAEAVHGLRVPGLRDEAVPVLLDALRTDAEAAVREAAAEVLEELAPVRPEVAQALVDALIDVEPQVGARAAASLARRGPTTEAVVPRLFAALEDPGLRDVVRGGVALTLARLGERAVVPVLVRLLGLPDSAFGEGIDEVTGLPAPPLLKLELVRAVDALGPLAAEAVPVLLQCVRTGLGMLQVEAAEVVGRMGTARAELEALLCEVLPQAERGVRPSLLEVLARQKPEGDGALRELVKALEDESPWVQDSAHVHLWHVVGERPELIERLLAFSRDEDPRVRSAAHEALRVLRRPTAESLARLARQLESAAEDAREAAIVELRILGLRAGGLLPELLVRLPGLGPEARAAVLSVIGPLRGGTLDPALREALVAGLEDAEARVREAAVWALGDLSERDAQLLRRAEARRTDGEPKVREAVEATLQALGAGPAQEPPDAVTGAPEDAAWALRELALTLYAALREGEGNRVFSPLSVFTLLALVLRGTRGHTEAALRRALHWAAEPSLLSAALRALTERLHVSASQESSPQAGDEGFALVSANGFWPQEGHPLRQEYVAELAEAFGVRPTPVDFAGAPEAASQALNAWVHEQTRGRIPAIAPPEGLPRATRYVLANAVYFRSRWEKPFDDDTREAPFHLLDGQQVTVPMMGREGCFGYARGPRCQLLELPYRGRQTSMVVLLPEAGFFERFERLLSGERLETLLAQRTWESFVLRMPRFGFDQHVDLTGLAERLGLSALFEPDVDLSGMTPTREPLTGRLMHDASLTVDEKGAEAAAATRVFHIGGMPQVVEVNRPFLFLIRHVETAAVLFLGRVLDPRPSR, encoded by the coding sequence GCCCGTTGAGCTGAGAGACGTACTCACCTGGGAGGTGGAGCGGATTCGCCGGGACGCGGCGGCCCTCGTGCTGCTGGTGAACGCCGCGCTGGAGGCACCCGAGCCGGAGCGGCAGCGGACCGTCGCGAAGCTGCTCCAGGTGGTAGAGAGCACGGTGACCCGCCATGTGTGTCAGCCGCTCTCCACGCAGTTGGTGGAGCTGCTCGAACGGCCGGACGCGGATCGGCGCTACATCGGCGCGCGGCTGTTGTTGACGGCGGGCGAGGTGCCCGCGGCGCTCGCCGGCCTGCGCCGGGGATTGGGAGACGCGGACGCACGGGTGCGCGGGGCGTGCGTCCAGGTCCTGCGGGCGGCACGGCTCGAGCCCGAGGCACTGCTGCAGCACCTGCGCTCCGAGCGGGAGGGAGAGCGCCAGGCGGTATTGGAGCTGGAGGGGGCTTCCCTGCGCGCGGAGGCAGTCCACGGATTGCGCGTGCCAGGCCTCCGGGACGAAGCCGTGCCGGTGCTGCTCGACGCGCTGAGGACGGACGCGGAGGCGGCGGTCCGGGAAGCAGCGGCGGAGGTGCTCGAGGAACTCGCGCCCGTGAGGCCCGAGGTGGCGCAGGCGCTGGTGGATGCTCTGATAGATGTTGAGCCCCAGGTGGGGGCGCGGGCGGCGGCGTCGCTGGCCCGGCGCGGCCCCACGACGGAGGCCGTTGTCCCCAGGCTCTTCGCGGCGTTGGAGGACCCGGGACTGAGGGATGTGGTGCGAGGAGGGGTGGCGCTCACCCTGGCGCGGCTGGGGGAGCGCGCGGTAGTGCCCGTGCTGGTGCGCCTGCTGGGACTGCCGGACTCGGCCTTCGGGGAGGGCATCGACGAGGTGACGGGGCTGCCCGCCCCGCCGCTGCTCAAGCTCGAGCTGGTGAGGGCCGTGGACGCGCTGGGGCCCCTCGCGGCGGAGGCGGTGCCGGTGCTGCTCCAGTGCGTGCGGACGGGCCTTGGCATGCTTCAAGTGGAGGCGGCGGAGGTGGTGGGGCGGATGGGCACTGCGCGCGCCGAGTTGGAGGCCCTGCTCTGCGAAGTGCTCCCTCAGGCGGAAAGAGGGGTCCGGCCCAGCCTGCTGGAAGTGCTCGCGCGGCAGAAGCCCGAGGGAGACGGAGCGCTGCGGGAGCTGGTGAAGGCGCTGGAAGACGAGTCGCCGTGGGTCCAGGACTCCGCGCACGTGCACCTGTGGCACGTCGTGGGGGAGCGGCCAGAGCTCATCGAGCGCCTCCTGGCCTTCTCCCGTGACGAGGACCCGCGGGTCCGCAGCGCGGCGCACGAGGCGCTGCGGGTGCTGCGGCGGCCCACGGCGGAGTCGCTGGCTCGGCTGGCTCGGCAGCTGGAATCGGCGGCGGAGGACGCGCGGGAAGCCGCCATCGTCGAGCTCCGGATCCTGGGGCTTCGGGCGGGCGGGCTGCTGCCGGAGCTCTTGGTGCGGCTGCCGGGCCTGGGGCCCGAGGCTCGCGCGGCGGTGCTATCGGTGATCGGTCCGTTGCGCGGCGGGACGCTGGATCCGGCGTTGCGTGAGGCGCTCGTGGCGGGACTGGAGGACGCGGAAGCCCGGGTGCGCGAGGCGGCGGTGTGGGCGCTCGGTGATCTCTCCGAGCGGGATGCGCAGCTGCTGCGGCGCGCGGAGGCGCGGCGGACGGACGGGGAGCCGAAGGTCCGCGAGGCCGTGGAAGCAACGCTCCAGGCGCTGGGGGCCGGGCCCGCCCAGGAGCCTCCAGACGCCGTGACAGGAGCCCCGGAGGACGCGGCGTGGGCTCTACGGGAGCTTGCCCTCACGCTGTACGCGGCGCTGAGAGAGGGCGAGGGCAACCGCGTCTTCTCTCCGCTGTCGGTCTTCACGCTGCTGGCGCTGGTGCTGCGCGGCACGAGGGGCCACACGGAGGCGGCCCTGCGGCGGGCGCTGCACTGGGCCGCGGAGCCCTCGCTCCTGTCCGCCGCCCTACGAGCCCTCACCGAGAGGCTGCACGTGTCCGCGTCCCAGGAGTCTTCCCCCCAGGCGGGGGACGAGGGGTTCGCGCTGGTGTCGGCGAACGGCTTCTGGCCCCAGGAGGGCCATCCGCTGCGACAGGAGTATGTGGCGGAGCTGGCGGAGGCATTCGGCGTCAGGCCCACGCCGGTGGATTTCGCGGGAGCGCCGGAAGCGGCAAGCCAGGCCCTCAACGCGTGGGTGCACGAGCAGACCCGGGGGCGCATCCCGGCCATCGCCCCACCCGAGGGCCTGCCGAGGGCCACCCGGTACGTGCTGGCCAACGCGGTGTACTTCCGCTCTCGCTGGGAGAAGCCCTTCGACGACGACACCCGGGAGGCGCCCTTCCACCTGCTCGACGGGCAGCAGGTGACGGTGCCGATGATGGGCCGGGAGGGGTGCTTCGGGTACGCCCGGGGGCCGCGGTGTCAGCTCCTCGAGCTGCCCTACCGGGGACGCCAGACTTCGATGGTGGTGCTGTTGCCGGAGGCGGGTTTCTTCGAGCGCTTCGAGCGGCTGCTGAGCGGCGAGCGCCTGGAGACGCTGCTGGCACAGCGGACGTGGGAGAGCTTCGTGCTGCGGATGCCTCGCTTCGGCTTCGACCAGCACGTGGACCTGACGGGGCTGGCGGAGCGGCTGGGGCTTTCCGCGCTGTTCGAGCCGGACGTGGACCTGTCAGGGATGACCCCGACGAGAGAGCCCCTGACGGGCAGACTGATGCACGACGCCTCGCTCACGGTGGATGAGAAGGGAGCAGAGGCGGCGGCGGCGACGCGCGTGTTCCACATCGGGGGCATGCCCCAGGTGGTGGAGGTGAACCGCCCGTTCCTGTTCCTCATCCGGCACGTGGAGACGGCAGCGGTGCTGTTCCTCGGGCGCGTCCTGGACCCGAGGCCTTCGCGCTGA
- a CDS encoding NAD(P)/FAD-dependent oxidoreductase, protein MWDVIVVGGGPAGLSAALMLGRACRKVLVLDSGEYRNGASHAAHGFLTRDGTPPEEIRRLAREELARYDVEVRQARAVDARRCETTFEVILDDGSRKVCRRLLLATGVVDELPRVPGIEPLYGRSVHHCPYCDGWEVRGQPLAAYGRGHEAAELALALTSWSDDVIFFTDGPSRLGEEDRLLLARHRIQVRGERVARLEGQDGLLAAVVLRNGERVLRRALFFHGPTRPRADLAERLGCLFNRKGAVKTGRLEGTNVPGLWVVGDASHDVKWVIVAAAEGAKAAMAINKSLRGETTASLVGYSRALEAVAPAALEAPLG, encoded by the coding sequence ATGTGGGATGTCATCGTCGTGGGAGGCGGTCCGGCCGGTCTGAGCGCGGCGCTCATGCTGGGGCGGGCCTGCCGCAAGGTGCTGGTGCTGGACAGCGGCGAGTATCGCAATGGCGCCAGCCACGCCGCCCATGGCTTCCTGACCCGGGACGGCACCCCGCCCGAGGAAATCCGCAGGCTCGCCCGGGAGGAGCTCGCCCGCTACGACGTGGAGGTGCGACAGGCCAGAGCGGTGGACGCGCGGCGTTGCGAGACGACATTCGAGGTGATTCTCGATGATGGCTCGCGGAAGGTCTGTCGCCGTCTGCTGCTGGCCACCGGCGTGGTGGACGAGCTGCCGCGCGTCCCGGGAATCGAGCCCCTATACGGACGAAGCGTCCACCACTGTCCCTACTGCGATGGGTGGGAGGTGCGCGGCCAGCCCCTCGCCGCCTACGGCCGGGGTCACGAGGCGGCGGAGCTGGCGCTGGCCCTGACCAGCTGGAGCGATGACGTGATCTTCTTCACCGATGGCCCTTCCCGGTTGGGCGAGGAAGATCGCCTCCTCCTGGCGCGCCACCGCATCCAGGTCCGCGGCGAGCGGGTGGCTCGGCTCGAGGGACAGGATGGACTCCTGGCGGCGGTGGTGCTGCGCAATGGAGAGCGCGTGCTCCGGCGGGCCCTCTTCTTCCATGGTCCCACCCGCCCGCGCGCGGATCTGGCCGAGCGGCTGGGGTGCCTTTTCAACCGGAAGGGCGCGGTGAAGACGGGGAGGCTGGAGGGGACGAACGTGCCCGGCCTGTGGGTCGTGGGGGACGCCTCGCACGACGTGAAGTGGGTGATCGTGGCGGCGGCCGAGGGTGCGAAGGCCGCCATGGCCATCAACAAGTCGCTGCGCGGAGAGACGACGGCCTCGCTGGTCGGCTACTCCCGCGCGCTCGAGGCCGTGGCTCCGGCCGCCCTGGAGGCGCCGCTCGGCTGA